In Gossypium arboreum isolate Shixiya-1 chromosome 5, ASM2569848v2, whole genome shotgun sequence, a single genomic region encodes these proteins:
- the LOC108452172 gene encoding F-box protein At2g39490-like produces the protein MGKKRRNKKTKHEKQSHEPDDNIPINTSSSRYSDTNCLKDDVFHQIIPSFIWNYDQEKLYNHVNIPESNSMNPNDFVSNLPDNILHHIVSYLPFESAVRTSFLSTHWKHLWKEALLDSVHDVTMEAAIKAIQSFLDGFDTHCRPRNKWGFIFEFSNGRNILAASISRNGTLRLDFSAVKQEFPMPFDLDLKPLQTQLPYSNTMKVKSLYLVSVSHLSNVAVSSLVPNLPFLESLTIAKCKGLQSLQIKEAKVLHKLVVLDCPQLQSLSFEGSCLRCFRYRGKLVSFRFQGYCKCTTFRRICICECGLFLKDATIDLRQGSLAEGTWDFEKPPGYCYSYNLHKRTLCRCTTKKKCFKSILISIRSIKSLTICRWFFETSMCCLLSSSRDPLFCLSGLKELWWIDCSMNRESINVLLWFLKLCPHLERLYVTIDPKCYNMPSTGKFSTLFIVPDELSDLKAIKLEGFADEEKEIFMARRLIPLFGDNNPVIISKSDGKCLKHLMKVAKLEKKGKYPYKFKVVENVSENFPNHVHANL, from the exons ATGGGAAAGAAGAGAAGAAACAAGAAAACTAAGCATGAGAAGCAGAGTCATGAACCAGATGATAATATCCCAATAAACACTTCAAGTTCAAG GTATTCGGATACCAATTGTTTAAAAGATGACGTTTTTCACCAAATTATTCCATCGTTTATATGGAATTATGATCAAGAGAAACTGTATAATCATGTGAATATCCCAGAAAG TAATAGTATGAACCCTAATGATTTCGTCAGTAATTTGCCTGACAATATCCTTCACCACATCGTTTCGTATCTCCCTTTTGAATCTGCGGTCCGAACTTCCTTTCTTTCAACTCACTGGAAACACCTTTGGAAAGAGGCCTTGTTGGATTCAGTCCATGATGTAACCATGGAAGCTGCCATTAAAGCCATACAAAGCTTTCTTGATGGTTTTGATACACACTGTAGACCAAGGAATAAGTGGGGTTTCATATTTGAGTTCAGTAATGGAAGAAACATCTTAGCTGCTAGCATTTCTAGAAATGGTACACTTCGACTTGATTTCTCAGCTGTTAAACAAGAATTCCCAATGCCCTTTGATTTGGATTTGAAGCCATTGCAAACCCAACTACCATATTCAAACACAATGAAAGTAAAATCATTGTATCTCGTATCAGTAAGCCACCTGTCTAATGTGGCAGTTTCATCTTTAGTGCCAAATTTGCCATTTCTCGAAAGCTTGACTATAGCCAAATGCAAAGGGTTACAATCTTTACAGATTAAAGAGGCCAAAGTGCTTCATAAATTAGTGGTTCTCGATTGCCCCCAGTTACAATCTCTCAGTTTTGAAGGTTCCTGTTTAAGATGTTTCAGATATAGAGGCAAATTAGTGTCCTTTCGGTTTCAAGGGTATTGTAAATGTACTACTTTTCGCCGGATTTGTATCTGTGAGTGTGGTTTATTCTTGAAAGATGCGACGATTGATCTCAGACAAGGTTCTCTAGCAGAAGGGACATGGGACTTTGAAAAGCCTCCTGGTTATTGTTATTCTTATAATCTGCATAAACGAACCCTTTGTCGCTGCACCACGAAGAAAAAATGTTTCAAATCAATTTTGATAAGCATAAGGAGTATTAAATCTCTAACAATATGCAGATGGTTTTTCGAG ACATCGATGTGTTGCTTGCTCAGTTCAAGTAGAGACCCTTTGTTTTGTTTGAGCGGACTAAAGGAACTTTGGTGGATTGATTGTTCAATGAACAGAGAATCAATCAATGTCTTACTTTGGTTTCTGAAGCTTTGTCCTCACTTGGAAAGACTTTATGTCACT ATTGATCCAAAATGCTATAACATGCCTAGCACAGGAAAATTCTCAACTTTATTCATTGTTCCTGATGAGCTCAGTGATCTCAAAGCAATCAAATTAGAAGGATTTGCAGATGAAGAAAAGGAGATTTTCATGGCAAGGCGATTGATACCATTATTTGGAGACAATAATCCAGTCATTATATCTAAATCAGATGGGAAATGTTTGAAGCATCTAATGAAAGTAGCCAAGTTGGAGAAGAAAGGGAAATATCCGTACAAGTTTAAAGTGGTTGAAAATGTTTCGGAAAATTTTCCGAATCATGTTCATGCCAACCTTTAA